One window of the Camelus ferus isolate YT-003-E chromosome 12, BCGSAC_Cfer_1.0, whole genome shotgun sequence genome contains the following:
- the CHADL gene encoding chondroadherin-like protein has translation MAGPQSVSLVLLLPLLLPLGPTWHAAAQRCPQTCVCDNSRRHVACRHQNLTEVPNAIPELTQRLDLQGNMLKVIPPAAFQDLPYLTHLDLRHCQVELVAEGAFRGLGRLLLLNLASNHVSALPQEALDGLGSLQRLELESNMLEELRPGTFGALGALATLNLAHNALVYLPSMAFQGLVRMRWLQLSHNALSVLAPEALAGLPALRRLSLHHNELQSLPGPALSQARGLARLELGHNPFTYVGEEDELALPGLRELMLDHGALQALDPRAFAYCPRLHTLDLRGNQLDALPPLQGPGLLRRLRLQGNPLWCGCQAQPLLEWLARARVSSDGACWGPRRLRGEALDALRPSDLRCSEAGAEEREEELAASRQRAPAGAPKEEAGPCPRACVCAPEARHSGCEGQGLRAVPRGFPNDTQLLDLRRNHFPLVPREAFLGLDLLVSLHLQHCGITELEADALAGLSSLIYLYLSDNRLSGLSAAALEGAPRLGYLYLEHNRFLQVPGAALRALPSLFSLHLQDNAVEHLVPGELSGLQALRWLYLSGNRITQVSPGALGPARELEKLHLDRNQLREVPTRALEGLPALLELQLSGNPLRALRDGAFQPVGHSLQHLFLNSSGLEQISAGAFSGLGPQLQSLHLQKNQLQALPALPGLSQLELIDLSSNPFHCDCQLLPLHRWLTGLNLRVGATCATPSSARGQRVKAAAAVFEACPGWAARKAKRTPAPRPSAQRTPMKGRRQSADKVGKERARL, from the exons ATGGCGGG gCCCCAAAGTGTCTCCTTGgtgctgctgcttcctctgctgctgccactgggGCCAACCTGGCATGCAGCTGCCCAACGCTGCCCGCAGACCTGCGTCTGCGACAATTCCAGGCGGCATGTTGCCTGCCGGCACCAGAACCTCACCGAGGTGCCGAATGCTATCCCTGAG CTGACCCAGAGGCTGGACCTCCAGGGCAACATGCTGAAGGTGATCCCGCCAGCTGCCTTCCAGGACCTGCCTTACCTGACACATCTGGACCTGCGGCACTGCCAGGTGGAGCTGGTGGCCGAGGGTGCCTTCCGTGGCCTGGGCCGCCTGCTCCTCCTCAACTTGGCCTCCAACCACGTGAGCGCGCTGCCCCAGGAGGCGCTGGACGGGTTGGGCTCGCTGCAGCGACTGGAGCTGGAGAGCAACATGCTGGAGGAGCTGCGGCCGGGCACGTTCGGGGCGCTGGGCGCACTGGCCACGCTGAACCTGGCCCACAACGCTCTCGTCTACCTGCCCTCCATGGCCTTCCAGGGCCTGGTGCGCATGCGTTGGCTGCAGCTGTCCCACAACGCGCTCAGCGTGCTAGCCCCCGAGGCCCTGGCCGGCCTGCCCGCCCTGCGCCGGCTCAGCCTGCACCACAACGAGCTGCAGTCCCTGCCTGGGCCGGCCTTGTCCCAGGCCCGCGGCCTGGCCCGCCTCGAGCTGGGCCACAACCCCTTCACCTACGTGGGGGAGGAGGACGAGCTGGCGCTGCCCGGCCTGCGGGAGCTGATGCTGGACCACGGGGCCCTGCAGGCCCTGGACCCCAGGGCCTTCGCCTACTGTCCCCGCCTGCACACACTGGACCTCCGTGGGAACCAGCTGGATGCCCTGCCGCCGCTGCAGGGCCCGGGACTGCTGCGCCGGCTGCGGCTGCAGGGGAACCCGCTGTGGTGCGGCTGCCAGGCCCAGCCGCTGCTCGAGTGGCTGGCGCGTGCGCGCGTAAGCTCGGATGGCGCCTGCTGGGGGCCCCGGCGCCTGCGCGGCGAGGCCCTGGACGCCCTGCGGCCCTCAGACCTGCGCTGCTCGGAAGCAGGGgcggaggagagggaagaggagctggCTGCCTCGCGGCAACGTGCCCCTGCCGGCGCCCCCAAGGAGGAGGCCGGGCCCTGCCCGCGCGCCTGCGTATGCGCCCCGGAGGCCCGGCATAGTGGCTGTGAAGGCCAAGGGCTGCGGGCAGTGCCCCGCGGCTTCCCAAATGACACCCAGCTCCTGGACTTGAGGCGGAACCACTTCCCCTTGGTGCCCCGAGAGGCCTTCCTGGGCCTGGACCTCTTGGTGTCTCTGCACCTGCAGCACTGTGGCATCACGGAGCTGGAGGCAGACGCCCTGGCAGGACTCAGCAGCCTGATCTATCTCTACCTCTCTGATAACAGGCTGTCAGGCCTCAGCGCTGCCGCCCTGGAAGGGGCCCCCCGCCTTGGCTACCTGTACCTGGAGCACAACCGCTTCCTACAGGTGCCAGGGGCTGCCCTGCGCGCCCTGCCCAGCCTCTTCTCCCTGCACCTACAGGACAATGCTGTGGAACACCTGGTCCCCGGGGAGCTGTCAGGCTTGCAGGCCTTGCGCTGGCTCTACCTAAGTGGGAACCGCATCacccaagtgtcccctggggcaCTGGGCCCAGCCCGGGAGCTGGAGAAGCTGCACCTGGACAGGAACCAGCTGCGAGAGGTGCCCACTAGGGCACTCGAGGGgcttcctgctctcctggagctgcAGCTCTCGGGGAACCCACTCAGGGCCCTGCGAGATGGGGCCTTCCAGCCCGTGGGCCACTCACTGCAACACCTCTTCCTGAACAGCAGTGGCCTGGAGCAG ATTTCTGCAGGGGCCTTCTCGGGCCTGGGGCCCCAGCTCCAGAGCCTACACCTGCAGAAGAACCAGCTgcaggccctgcctgccctgcccggTCTCAGCCAGCTGGAGCTCATCGACCTCAGCAGCAATCCCTTCCACTGTGACTGCCAGCTGCTCCCACTTCACAG GTGGCTCACTGGGCTGAACCTGCGTGTTGGGGCCACCTGTGCCACTCCTTCCAGTGCCCGTGGCCAGAGGGTGAAGGCGGCAGCTGCTGTCTTTGAAGCCTGCCCAGGATGGGCTGCCAGGAAGGCCAAGCGGACGCCAGCCCCCCGACCCAGTGCCCAGAGAACCCCCATGAAGGGAAGACGGCAGAGCGCAGACAAG